GTATATCTGCAATCTTCTTCGGTATGACTATAGTCCTTTTCCGACCAACACGTACTGTCAGACTTTCGGGCATTTCAGACTACCAATAAATTCTAACCTACACTACCTAATAAATATAGCGAGCAACAACACCCACAGATTATAACTCTAGAGCTGTCGTACGGGTAAGTGCCGACTGTTAGGACGGCCTCGGGCTAGGTATGGTGCGCTAGTAGTTGACTACCTAGACGGGCTGTCGTAGTAAGAGTTGACTTACACTTACTAGGCACCTTAATTACTAATCACGTTATACTACTCAAAACAAAAACCATACCCCCAAGCCCCGCACTATGCGGGGTAGGGGTAACGCGCCTAAGATCGGGCGCGGGGCTGAACCCTAAAAATGGGGAAGTAGCTTCAAACCTCCCCAGAACCCCCGCACTTTAGGGTGGGGTCAGCACCATTTCATGCTTAGCTTGTACTGGCTTGTGTCCTCGCCTTTCTTCGGCTTACGGAAGATGAAGAGGTGCTCGTGAGCTATCAGGTAAAAGTCTTTTCCTTTACTGCTCTCTTCGACCCAGCACTCGCAAGCCGCTTTGGTCAACGGCTTCCACCTCCGTTCCGTGACCTTGGTGTTCCACTGGATCTTGACGATGTCTTCTTTGAGTATGAAGCCGGCTTCTAGGAACTGCTGCATGACCCTGAAGGATATTGGGACGTAGTGCCTGTGTTGCCTGGTATCACCGATGAGTATAGCGCAGTACCTACCGGGCTTCAACACCCTGAAGCTCTCCTCAGCAACCCTACGCATACCGCTTAAGTACTCCTCCAGGCTGTAGACCTGCGAAAGGTCCCCCGGAATAGGCTTCTGCTTGGAGTAGGGGATTATGTTGAAGTAGGGTGGATGAGTTGCTATGAAGTCTATGGACTCGTCCTTAACTAGGTCGAGGTTCTCGGCGTTACCGTGGTACACCCTGATTTCAGGTTCTTTCCAGTTAGGGATAAGTGGTCTATACGTGAAGTTCAGCCTATCCAGGGTCAGTATTACGGCTTCGTAATTTATGTCCACGCCTATTGCGTTCCTCCCGAGAAGCTTGCACTCGACTAGGGTAGTCCCACTACCGCACATCTGGTCCAGTACCCATTCGCCAGGCTTAG
This genomic window from Zestosphaera sp. contains:
- a CDS encoding DNA methyltransferase — encoded protein: MRLVTFEEYLEYVKTHREVVIEDTAIRVGEKHEIREYQPRDFTLETTTVWSFPERGDWATHRGNYRGNWSPRLVRNLLLRYTKPGEWVLDQMCGSGTTLVECKLLGRNAIGVDINYEAVILTLDRLNFTYRPLIPNWKEPEIRVYHGNAENLDLVKDESIDFIATHPPYFNIIPYSKQKPIPGDLSQVYSLEEYLSGMRRVAEESFRVLKPGRYCAILIGDTRQHRHYVPISFRVMQQFLEAGFILKEDIVKIQWNTKVTERRWKPLTKAACECWVEESSKGKDFYLIAHEHLFIFRKPKKGEDTSQYKLSMKWC